A window from Drosophila kikkawai strain 14028-0561.14 chromosome 2L, DkikHiC1v2, whole genome shotgun sequence encodes these proteins:
- the TpnC4 gene encoding troponin C, isoallergen Bla g 6.0201 isoform X2 — protein MADGEYDKEQLRILRNAFKAFDHDGAGWIEHSDVSSILEILGQKLEPPAVKALIKEVDKGSTGKLDFSQFCKLAARFIEVEEDVGALQNELKEAFRVYDKEGKGYLTVATLRGILHELDDKISNQDLDSIIEEIDADGSGTVDFDEFMQVMTG, from the exons GCTGATGGTGAATACGACAAGGAACAACTGAGAA TTCTTCGAAATGCTTTTAAGGCTTTTGACCACGATGGAGCAGGTTGGATCGAACATTCAGATGTGTCCAGCATTCTTGAAATCTTGGGCCAGAAACTAGAACCGCCAGCTGTAAAGGCACTTATTAAAGAGGTGGATAAAGGATCAACAGGAAAATTGGATTTTAGCCAGTTCTGTAAGTTGGCTGCTCGTTTTATCGAAGTCGAGGAAGATGTAGGAGCACTTCAAAATGAGTTGAAAGAGGCCTTTCGTGTTTATGATAAAGAAGGAAAAGGTTATCTAACAGTTGCCACATTGCGGGGCATTCTTCACGAATTAGACGATAAAATTTCTAACCAAGATTTGGATAGTATTATAGAGGAAATTGATGCTGATGGTTCTGGAACAGTTGACTTTGATG AGTTTATGCAAGTGATGACAGGT TAG
- the TpnC4 gene encoding troponin C, isoallergen Bla g 6.0201 isoform X1: MADGEYDKEQLRILRNAFKAFDHDGAGWIEHSDVSSILEILGQKLEPPAVKALIKEVDKGSTGKLDFSQFCKLAARFIEVEEDVGALQNELKEAFRVYDKEGKGYLTVATLRGILHELDDKISNQDLDSIIEEIDADGSGTVDFDEFMQVMTG, from the exons GCTGATGGTGAATACGACAAGGAACAACTGAGAA TTCTTCGAAATGCTTTTAAGGCTTTTGACCACGATGGAGCAGGTTGGATCGAACATTCAGATGTGTCCAGCATTCTTGAAATCTTGGGCCAGAAACTAGAACCGCCAGCTGTAAAGGCACTTATTAAAGAGGTGGATAAAGGATCAACAGGAAAATTGGATTTTAGCCAGTTCTGTAAGTTGGCTGCTCGTTTTATCGAAGTCGAGGAAGATGTAGGAGCACTTCAAAATGAGTTGAAAGAGGCCTTTCGTGTTTATGATAAAGAAGGAAAAGGTTATCTAACAGTTGCCACATTGCGGGGCATTCTTCACGAATTAGACGATAAAATTTCTAACCAAGATTTGGATAGTATTATAGAGGAAATTGATGCTGATGGTTCTGGAACAGTTGACTTTGATG AGTTTATGCAAGTGATGACAG